Proteins encoded in a region of the Streptomyces sp. NBC_00513 genome:
- a CDS encoding ABC transporter permease → MTTASPQRPPGERPPGEHEVKGLPFRDDLADDLDRPPTPPPPGPLRRIGWRRLVVPPVALGLVVLALYLWITNIPLDVIERNSLGGGNVRLRLWQHIQLTAISTFWVLIIAIPLGIALTRRGLRRASPFVTGLANIGQATPAIGLLALLVIWLGIGPSTAIIGMVAYAVLPVLSNTVAGLRAIDPLLVEAAHGIGMSSTGTLRKVELPLAVPLILAGVRTALVLNVGTATLATFGGGGGLGDLITSGIQTQRMPVLIVGSVLTVVLALFVDWLASLAETVLTPHGLEA, encoded by the coding sequence ATGACCACCGCCTCCCCGCAGCGCCCCCCGGGCGAACGGCCCCCCGGCGAGCACGAGGTCAAGGGGCTCCCGTTCCGCGACGACCTCGCGGACGACCTCGACCGGCCCCCCACGCCCCCGCCGCCCGGTCCGCTCCGCCGGATCGGTTGGCGCCGGCTGGTGGTGCCGCCCGTCGCCCTGGGCCTGGTGGTACTGGCCCTGTACCTGTGGATCACCAACATCCCGCTCGACGTCATCGAGCGGAACTCGCTCGGCGGCGGGAACGTCCGGCTCCGGCTGTGGCAGCACATCCAGCTCACGGCCATCTCCACCTTCTGGGTGCTGATCATCGCGATCCCCCTCGGCATCGCGCTCACCCGCCGCGGACTGCGCCGCGCCTCGCCGTTCGTGACCGGCCTCGCCAACATCGGCCAGGCCACCCCGGCCATCGGCCTGCTGGCCCTGCTGGTGATCTGGCTGGGCATCGGGCCGTCGACCGCGATCATCGGGATGGTCGCGTACGCCGTCCTGCCGGTGCTGTCGAACACCGTGGCCGGGCTCCGGGCCATCGACCCGCTGCTGGTGGAGGCCGCGCACGGGATCGGCATGTCGTCGACGGGCACCCTGCGCAAGGTGGAACTGCCGCTGGCCGTCCCGCTGATCCTGGCCGGCGTGCGGACCGCCCTCGTGCTCAACGTCGGCACCGCGACGCTGGCGACCTTCGGCGGCGGCGGGGGCCTGGGCGACCTGATCACCTCCGGGATCCAGACGCAGCGCATGCCGGTGCTGATCGTGGGATCGGTGCTGACGGTGGTCCTGGCCCTGTTCGTGGACTGGCTGGCCTCCCTCGCGGAGACGGTCCTGACGCCGCACGGCCTGGAGGCGTAG
- a CDS encoding glycine betaine ABC transporter substrate-binding protein: MRTFRVRTAALAGAALLALAGCGLKSGSPMVDDVQPGSVGRGEPLAGASLTVTSKNFSENIILGQILGLVFKAAGAEVLDRTNLPGSISAREAVRKGDADAMYEYTGTAWITYLGNTEPIDDPRGQWDAVRRADLRNGVVWLPPATLNNTYTLAISKKNNAKYKLRTMSDVAALARKDPSAVTLCVENEFASREDGLPGMEKAYGMRIPTGNIQKMDAGIIYTQVSKSDSCLLGEAFTTDGRIKAMDLDIMEDDKRFFPNYNAAPAINAKTFAEHPVIAKLLAPVTQRLTTEVARELNAKVDVEGQDPHAVAKDWLVKEGFIKEG, from the coding sequence ATGCGTACCTTCCGCGTACGGACCGCGGCACTCGCGGGAGCCGCCCTGCTGGCGCTGGCCGGCTGCGGGCTCAAGAGCGGTTCCCCGATGGTGGACGACGTACAGCCCGGCTCGGTCGGTCGGGGCGAGCCCCTGGCGGGCGCCTCCCTCACGGTGACCTCGAAGAACTTCAGCGAGAACATCATCCTCGGCCAGATCCTCGGCCTCGTCTTCAAGGCGGCCGGCGCGGAGGTGCTGGACCGCACCAACCTCCCCGGCTCGATCAGCGCGCGCGAGGCCGTCCGCAAGGGCGACGCGGACGCCATGTACGAGTACACGGGCACGGCCTGGATCACGTACCTGGGCAACACCGAGCCCATCGACGACCCGCGCGGCCAGTGGGACGCGGTGCGCAGGGCGGACCTGCGCAACGGGGTGGTGTGGCTGCCGCCGGCCACGCTCAACAACACCTACACCCTGGCCATCAGCAAGAAGAACAACGCGAAGTACAAGCTGCGGACGATGTCGGACGTGGCGGCGCTGGCCCGCAAGGACCCGTCGGCGGTGACGCTGTGCGTGGAGAACGAGTTCGCCTCGCGCGAGGACGGACTGCCCGGCATGGAGAAGGCGTACGGGATGAGGATCCCCACCGGCAACATTCAGAAGATGGACGCCGGGATCATCTACACCCAGGTCTCCAAGTCCGATTCCTGCCTGCTGGGCGAGGCGTTCACCACGGACGGCCGGATCAAGGCCATGGACCTGGACATCATGGAGGACGACAAGCGCTTCTTCCCCAACTACAACGCGGCGCCGGCGATCAACGCCAAGACGTTCGCCGAGCACCCGGTGATCGCGAAGCTGCTGGCGCCGGTGACGCAGCGGCTGACGACCGAGGTGGCGCGGGAGTTGAACGCCAAGGTGGACGTGGAGGGCCAGGACCCGCACGCGGTGGCTAAGGACTGGCTGGTGAAGGAGGGGTTCATCAAGGAGGGCTGA
- a CDS encoding ArsR/SmtB family transcription factor — translation MPEKNAQSPQPVEPVEPTRSVESVESVEPQVRMLDAHSLRGLAHPLRIRLLGALRLHGPATASRLAERLGESSGATSYHLRQLAAYGFVEDAPEHGKGRERWWRASHDGTGFDESLILAADPETRVAADVFLSEIAKIHAQELATWMSEASSWPQDWRAGSDISDFTLRLTAEQSLELVHKLHDLINTYHDLPPAEGTETVRFHTHAFPRHTE, via the coding sequence ATGCCCGAGAAGAACGCCCAGAGCCCCCAGCCCGTCGAACCGGTCGAGCCCACCCGGTCCGTCGAGTCCGTCGAGTCCGTCGAGCCGCAGGTCCGCATGCTCGACGCGCACTCCCTGCGCGGCCTCGCCCACCCGCTGCGCATCCGCCTGTTGGGCGCCCTGCGCCTGCACGGCCCGGCCACGGCCTCCCGACTCGCCGAACGTCTGGGCGAGTCCAGCGGAGCCACCAGCTACCACCTGCGCCAACTGGCCGCGTACGGGTTCGTCGAGGACGCGCCCGAGCACGGCAAGGGCCGCGAGCGGTGGTGGCGGGCCTCCCACGACGGCACGGGCTTCGACGAGTCGCTGATCCTCGCCGCGGACCCGGAGACGCGGGTCGCCGCGGACGTCTTCCTGTCCGAGATCGCGAAGATTCACGCGCAGGAACTCGCCACCTGGATGAGCGAGGCGTCGAGCTGGCCCCAGGACTGGCGCGCGGGCTCGGACATCAGCGACTTCACGCTGCGGCTGACGGCCGAACAGTCCCTCGAACTCGTCCACAAGCTGCACGACCTGATCAACACCTACCACGATCTGCCGCCGGCGGAGGGCACGGAGACGGTCCGTTTCCACACGCACGCCTTCCCCCGCCACACCGAGTAG
- a CDS encoding MFS transporter encodes MSRRPFVAVLAANTISIAGSSLTLIAVPWFVLQSTDSAGRAGIVAFCATLPVIVAALVGGPVIDRIGRRRISAASDLICALSIGVIPLLHRAGLLEFWMLCALMAIGGLVHTPGLTARYVLIPHLAEHAGTTVGKAAGLYDAVSRGARMVGAAVAGVLVTAFGAETVLLLDAASFAVSALLVAVFLRGVPAADPQRTSEKASFATYRAELAEGWAFLTRSRLLTGITLMVMVTNGLDQGWSSVLLPVHGREALGGPTALGLMVSVFGGFALLGALLYGAWGERYRPRTVFAVAFLLCGAPRYVVAAFTDTPLPLAVTMALSGLGAGVLNPILTTVMMEKVPDALRSRVSGVTTAGCELTMPLGGLAAGLLVDGFGAGPALLAFAGVYLLATLGPLVFPAWGGLNDRSARVERAGATDATDRTVPVRGVSRTEPAAPCSAPEGSSPHPSAK; translated from the coding sequence GTGAGCCGCCGCCCCTTCGTGGCCGTACTGGCCGCCAACACCATCTCCATAGCCGGGAGTTCCCTCACCCTCATCGCCGTCCCGTGGTTCGTCCTGCAGAGCACGGACAGCGCCGGCCGGGCCGGGATCGTCGCCTTCTGCGCCACCCTGCCCGTCATCGTCGCCGCGCTCGTCGGCGGCCCGGTCATCGACCGGATCGGGCGCCGCCGCATCTCGGCGGCCTCCGATCTGATCTGCGCGCTGTCGATCGGCGTGATCCCGCTGCTGCACCGGGCGGGGCTGCTGGAGTTCTGGATGCTGTGCGCCCTGATGGCGATCGGCGGCCTCGTCCACACCCCCGGACTGACCGCGCGCTACGTCCTGATCCCCCACCTCGCCGAGCACGCCGGGACCACCGTCGGCAAGGCCGCCGGCCTGTACGACGCGGTCTCGCGCGGCGCCCGGATGGTCGGGGCCGCGGTCGCCGGCGTGCTCGTCACCGCCTTCGGGGCCGAGACCGTGCTGCTCCTGGACGCGGCCAGCTTCGCCGTGTCGGCGCTGCTCGTGGCCGTGTTCCTGCGCGGGGTCCCGGCCGCCGATCCGCAACGCACCTCCGAGAAGGCGTCGTTCGCGACTTACCGGGCCGAACTCGCCGAGGGATGGGCCTTCCTGACCCGTTCACGGCTGCTGACGGGCATCACCCTGATGGTGATGGTGACCAACGGCCTGGACCAGGGCTGGTCCTCGGTACTGCTGCCCGTGCACGGTCGCGAGGCGCTGGGCGGGCCCACCGCCCTCGGCCTGATGGTGTCCGTGTTCGGCGGCTTCGCGCTGCTGGGCGCCCTGCTCTACGGGGCGTGGGGCGAGCGGTACCGGCCGCGGACGGTCTTCGCGGTGGCGTTCCTGCTGTGCGGGGCGCCCCGGTACGTCGTGGCCGCGTTCACCGACACCCCGCTGCCGCTCGCGGTGACGATGGCCTTGTCGGGGCTGGGCGCGGGCGTGCTGAACCCGATCCTGACCACGGTGATGATGGAGAAGGTCCCGGACGCGCTGCGCAGCCGGGTGTCCGGGGTGACCACGGCGGGCTGCGAGCTGACGATGCCGCTGGGCGGCCTCGCGGCGGGCCTGCTCGTCGACGGGTTCGGCGCCGGCCCGGCCCTGCTGGCGTTCGCCGGGGTCTATCTGCTCGCCACGCTCGGCCCGTTGGTGTTCCCCGCCTGGGGCGGCCTGAACGACCGGTCGGCCCGGGTCGAGAGGGCCGGGGCGACGGACGCGACCGATCGGACCGTGCCCGTGCGGGGTGTCAGCAGGACGGAACCGGCTGCCCCTTGTTCAGCGCCCGAAGGGAGCTCACCGCATCCGTCAGCGAAGTGA
- a CDS encoding S16 family serine protease, producing the protein MLSRLTRLPRPAALALCALPLVGLLAVAALAPLPFVIAQPGLTADVLGSRDGKPVIAVTGTPTRDTKGQLRMTTIQATGPSTTVRLSELVDHWFDTSRAVMPKDAVYPSGGSDKEIEEHNLEEMTKSQSTASAAALGHLHKDPKDVKVTLNLADVGGPSAGLLFSLGIVDKLDGDGSGGDLTGGRSIAGTGTISPSGEVGAVGGVALKTQAAKRDGASVFLVPKAECSDALSELPEGLRLIPVTSLTDAVSSLRALNKGQPVPSC; encoded by the coding sequence GTGCTCTCACGCCTCACACGTCTGCCGCGTCCCGCCGCCCTGGCGCTCTGCGCCCTGCCCCTGGTCGGGTTGCTGGCCGTGGCGGCCCTCGCGCCGCTGCCCTTCGTGATCGCCCAGCCCGGGCTCACGGCCGACGTGCTCGGCTCCCGTGACGGCAAGCCCGTCATCGCCGTCACGGGCACGCCCACCCGGGACACCAAGGGGCAGCTGCGGATGACCACCATCCAGGCCACCGGCCCCTCCACGACGGTGCGCCTGTCCGAGCTGGTCGACCACTGGTTCGACACCTCGCGGGCGGTCATGCCCAAGGACGCGGTGTATCCCTCGGGCGGGAGCGACAAAGAGATCGAAGAGCACAATCTGGAGGAAATGACCAAGTCGCAGTCGACGGCCTCCGCCGCCGCACTCGGCCATCTCCACAAGGACCCGAAGGACGTGAAGGTCACGCTCAACCTCGCCGACGTCGGCGGCCCGAGCGCGGGTCTCCTGTTCTCCCTCGGCATCGTCGACAAGCTCGACGGCGACGGGAGCGGCGGCGATCTCACCGGCGGCCGCAGCATCGCCGGCACGGGCACGATCAGCCCGAGCGGCGAGGTGGGCGCGGTGGGCGGGGTGGCGTTGAAGACACAGGCCGCCAAGCGGGACGGGGCGAGCGTGTTCCTCGTGCCGAAGGCGGAGTGCTCCGACGCCCTGTCCGAACTTCCCGAGGGGCTTCGGCTGATCCCCGTCACTTCGCTGACGGATGCGGTGAGCTCCCTTCGGGCGCTGAACAAGGGGCAGCCGGTTCCGTCCTGCTGA
- a CDS encoding IclR family transcriptional regulator, with protein MTAETSQTLDRGLRVLKLLADTDHGLTVTELSNRLGVNRTVVYRLLATLEQHALVRRDLGGRARVGLGVLRLGRQVHPLVREAALPALRSLAEDIGATAHLTLVDGSEALAVAVVEPTWTDYHVAYRAGFRHPLDRGAAGRAILAARQGTLIEPGYTLTHGELEAGASGAAAPLVGITGLEGSVGVVMLADAVPERVGPRVVDAAREVADALR; from the coding sequence GTGACTGCGGAAACCTCCCAGACTCTCGACCGAGGGCTCCGGGTCCTCAAGCTGCTCGCCGACACCGACCACGGTCTGACCGTCACGGAGCTGTCCAACCGCCTCGGTGTGAACCGCACCGTGGTCTACCGCCTGCTCGCCACGCTCGAACAGCACGCCCTGGTCCGCCGGGACCTCGGCGGCCGAGCCCGGGTCGGACTCGGCGTGCTGCGGCTCGGTCGTCAGGTACACCCGCTCGTGCGCGAGGCGGCCCTGCCCGCACTGCGGTCCCTCGCCGAGGACATCGGGGCCACCGCGCACCTGACCCTCGTGGACGGCAGCGAGGCGCTCGCCGTCGCCGTCGTCGAGCCGACCTGGACCGACTACCACGTGGCCTACCGGGCCGGCTTCCGCCACCCGCTGGACCGCGGGGCGGCCGGCCGGGCCATCCTGGCCGCCCGTCAGGGCACGCTCATCGAACCCGGGTACACGCTGACCCACGGCGAACTCGAAGCGGGCGCCAGCGGCGCTGCCGCGCCCCTGGTCGGCATCACCGGCCTGGAGGGCAGCGTCGGGGTCGTCATGCTGGCCGACGCCGTGCCCGAGCGGGTCGGCCCGCGCGTGGTGGACGCCGCCCGCGAGGTCGCCGACGCCCTGCGCTGA
- a CDS encoding DEAD/DEAH box helicase: protein MTTTASHHLSPAFPGRAPWGTASKLRAWQEGALNRYLETQPRDFLAVATPGAGKTTFALTLASWLLHHHVVQQVTVVAPTEHLKKQWAEAAARIGIRLDPEYSAGPLSKDYHGIAVTYAGVGVKPMLHRNRCEQRKTLVILDEIHHAGDSKSWGEACLEAFDPATRRLALTGTPFRSDTNPIPFVAYEEGNDGIRRSSADYTYGYGNALGDGVVRPVIFLSYSGNMRWRTKAGDEIAARLGEPMTKDAISQAWRTALDARGDWMPNVLRAADQRLTEVRKGIPDAGGLVIASDQDSARAYAKLIREITGTKATVVLSDDTGASKRIDDFSANDDRWMVAVRMVSEGVDVPRLAVGVYATTISTPLFFAQAVGRFVRSRRRGETASVFLPTIPYLLGFANEMEVERDHVLDKPKKQGEEDPYAESEKEMDEANKQEGEDTGDEEQMSFEALESDAVFDRVLYDGAEFGMQAHPGSEEEQDYLGIPGLLEPDQVQMLLQKRQSRQIAHSRRKPDSEADLLELPAERRPVVSHKELLELRKSLNTMVGAYVHQSGKPHGVIHTELRRVCGGPPSAEATAGQLRERIKKVQEWATRMR from the coding sequence GTGACTACTACCGCCTCCCACCACCTCTCACCCGCCTTCCCCGGCCGCGCGCCGTGGGGTACCGCCAGCAAGCTGCGCGCCTGGCAAGAGGGTGCGCTGAACCGGTACCTGGAGACCCAGCCGCGCGATTTCCTCGCGGTCGCGACCCCCGGAGCCGGCAAGACGACCTTCGCGCTGACCCTCGCGTCCTGGCTGCTGCACCACCACGTGGTGCAGCAGGTGACCGTGGTCGCGCCGACCGAACACCTGAAGAAGCAGTGGGCCGAGGCCGCCGCCCGGATAGGCATCCGGCTGGATCCCGAGTACTCGGCCGGCCCGCTGAGCAAGGACTACCACGGCATCGCCGTGACGTACGCGGGCGTCGGCGTCAAGCCGATGCTGCACCGCAACCGGTGCGAACAGCGCAAGACCCTGGTGATCCTCGACGAGATCCACCACGCCGGCGACTCGAAGTCCTGGGGCGAGGCCTGCCTGGAGGCCTTCGATCCGGCGACCCGGCGGCTCGCGCTGACCGGTACGCCCTTCCGGTCCGACACCAACCCGATCCCCTTCGTGGCGTACGAGGAGGGGAACGACGGGATCCGCCGATCGTCCGCCGACTACACGTACGGCTACGGGAACGCGCTCGGCGACGGCGTCGTCCGCCCCGTGATCTTCCTGTCCTACAGCGGCAACATGCGCTGGCGCACCAAGGCCGGTGACGAGATCGCCGCCCGGCTCGGCGAGCCGATGACCAAGGACGCCATCTCGCAGGCCTGGCGCACGGCGCTCGACGCGCGCGGCGACTGGATGCCGAACGTGCTGCGCGCCGCCGACCAGCGGCTGACGGAGGTCCGCAAGGGCATCCCGGACGCGGGCGGTCTGGTCATCGCCTCCGATCAGGACTCGGCGCGCGCGTACGCGAAGCTGATCAGGGAGATCACCGGCACGAAGGCGACCGTCGTCCTGTCCGACGACACGGGCGCGTCGAAACGCATCGACGATTTCAGCGCGAACGACGACCGCTGGATGGTCGCGGTCCGCATGGTGTCGGAGGGCGTCGACGTTCCGCGTCTCGCGGTGGGCGTTTATGCCACCACCATTTCGACTCCTTTGTTCTTCGCGCAGGCAGTCGGGCGATTTGTGCGTTCGCGCCGGCGCGGCGAGACCGCGTCCGTGTTTCTTCCGACCATTCCGTATCTCCTCGGTTTCGCCAACGAGATGGAAGTCGAGCGGGACCACGTCCTCGACAAGCCGAAGAAGCAGGGCGAGGAAGACCCGTACGCCGAGTCCGAGAAGGAAATGGACGAGGCGAACAAACAGGAGGGCGAGGACACCGGCGACGAGGAGCAGATGTCCTTCGAGGCGCTGGAGTCCGACGCCGTCTTCGACCGGGTGCTGTACGACGGCGCCGAGTTCGGGATGCAGGCGCACCCCGGCAGCGAGGAGGAGCAGGACTACCTGGGCATCCCCGGGCTGCTGGAGCCGGACCAGGTGCAGATGCTGCTCCAGAAGCGGCAGTCGCGGCAGATCGCCCACAGTCGGCGCAAGCCGGACTCCGAGGCGGACCTGCTGGAGCTGCCGGCGGAGCGGCGCCCCGTGGTTTCGCACAAGGAGCTGCTGGAGCTGCGCAAGTCGCTGAACACGATGGTGGGCGCGTACGTCCACCAGAGCGGCAAGCCGCACGGGGTGATCCACACGGAGCTGCGCCGGGTGTGCGGCGGGCCGCCGAGCGCGGAGGCGACGGCGGGTCAGCTGCGGGAGCGCATCAAGAAGGTCCAGGAGTGGGCCACCCGGATGCGGTGA
- a CDS encoding MFS transporter → MSALEPRVPETAAPVPPEPSESPGGILGAAYRTLSIGIISVVFLIAFEATAVGTAMPVAARELNGIGLYAFAFSSYFTTSLFGMVLSGQWADRQGPLRPLALGIGAFAGGLVLSGTAAGMWVFLLGRAVQGFGGGLVIVALYVVVSRAYDERLRPAIMAAFAASWVVPSIVGPLAAGTVTEHLGWRWVFLAIPALVVVPLVVAIPAIRRTASGPVAGGEPAAFDRRRIRLALGISAGAGLLQYAAQDLRWLSVVPAVAGAALLVPAARGLLPRGTYLARRGLPSVVLLRGVAAGSFIAAESFVPLMLVTQRGLSPTLAGFSLALGGLTWAGGSWVQSKGRMAPYRERLMVGGMVLVTFAIAAAPTVLLTWVPVWTLALAWAVGCLGMGLVIGSTSVLLLELSAPREAGANSAALQISDALANVVLLAAGGAAFAALGGGTVGAAHAVTSGGASSHPGAFVVVFLPMACVALVGAWVATRLHATPADAARSTPAAAARPTPADAARPTPAAAARPTPPADVPGPERRGSQGS, encoded by the coding sequence ATGAGCGCATTGGAACCCCGTGTCCCCGAGACCGCCGCACCGGTCCCGCCCGAGCCCTCGGAGTCTCCGGGCGGGATCCTCGGGGCCGCGTACCGGACGCTCAGCATCGGCATCATCTCCGTCGTGTTCCTCATCGCCTTCGAGGCGACCGCCGTCGGCACGGCCATGCCGGTCGCCGCGCGGGAGCTGAACGGGATCGGTCTCTACGCCTTCGCCTTCTCCTCCTACTTCACGACGAGCCTGTTCGGCATGGTGCTGTCCGGGCAGTGGGCCGACCGGCAGGGGCCGCTGCGGCCGCTCGCCCTCGGGATCGGGGCGTTCGCCGGCGGGCTGGTGCTGTCGGGGACGGCCGCCGGGATGTGGGTGTTCCTGCTCGGGCGGGCCGTGCAGGGCTTCGGTGGCGGGCTGGTGATCGTCGCCCTGTACGTGGTCGTCAGCCGGGCCTACGACGAGCGGCTGCGCCCCGCGATCATGGCCGCCTTCGCCGCGAGCTGGGTGGTGCCCTCGATCGTGGGCCCGCTGGCCGCCGGCACGGTGACCGAGCACCTCGGGTGGCGGTGGGTGTTCCTCGCGATCCCCGCGCTGGTCGTCGTACCGCTGGTCGTGGCGATACCGGCCATCCGCCGGACCGCGTCCGGGCCCGTAGCCGGCGGGGAGCCGGCGGCCTTCGACCGGCGGCGGATCCGGCTCGCCCTCGGGATCTCGGCGGGTGCGGGGCTGCTCCAGTACGCCGCCCAGGACCTGCGGTGGCTCTCGGTCGTGCCGGCCGTCGCGGGCGCGGCGCTGCTGGTGCCGGCGGCGCGGGGGCTGCTGCCGCGCGGAACGTACCTGGCTCGGCGCGGGCTGCCGTCTGTGGTGTTGCTGCGGGGGGTGGCGGCGGGTTCGTTCATCGCGGCCGAGAGTTTCGTGCCGCTGATGCTCGTCACCCAGCGGGGGCTGAGTCCGACCCTGGCCGGGTTCTCGCTGGCGCTCGGCGGGCTCACCTGGGCGGGCGGCTCCTGGGTCCAGTCGAAGGGGCGGATGGCGCCGTACCGGGAACGGCTGATGGTCGGCGGGATGGTGCTGGTGACGTTCGCCATCGCCGCCGCTCCGACGGTGCTGTTGACGTGGGTTCCGGTGTGGACGCTGGCGTTGGCCTGGGCGGTCGGGTGCCTCGGGATGGGGCTGGTGATCGGCTCGACGAGCGTGCTGCTGCTGGAGCTGTCGGCGCCGCGGGAGGCCGGGGCGAACTCCGCCGCCCTGCAGATCTCCGACGCGCTGGCCAACGTGGTGCTGCTGGCGGCCGGCGGGGCGGCGTTCGCCGCGCTGGGCGGGGGAACGGTGGGGGCCGCGCACGCCGTGACCTCCGGTGGGGCGTCCTCGCATCCGGGGGCGTTCGTGGTGGTCTTCCTGCCGATGGCGTGCGTGGCGTTGGTGGGGGCGTGGGTGGCGACCCGGCTGCACGCCACCCCGGCGGACGCCGCCCGGTCCACCCCGGCCGCCGCTGCCCGCCCCACCCCGGCGGACGCCGCCCGGCCGACCCCGGCCGCCGCCGCCCGCCCCACCCCGCCGGCGGACGTTCCCGGCCCCGAACGGCGTGGATCCCAAGGGAGTTGA
- a CDS encoding S8 family serine peptidase, with protein sequence MGLAGLVGLAGEGRRFWRGAGPVLAGLLVVGVAGAPARAETVREQQWHLTVMKAAEFWKVGTGKGVTVAVIDSGVGRVPELEGQVLPGVDLAGGKVEGDERTDQDGHGTSMATIIAGTGKASGGEGLSGIAPGARILPIRVPREDAPGESSWAAAIRRAADSDAKVVNISMSTTTADPARDEAVKYALSKGKLVFAAVGEGETTGSTPAAIAAKKAGELRYPAATPGVVGVAAVDPGGEPTAESLTGPQVDLAAPGVDILTSCRGKAGYCKSRGTGEATALASASAALLWSAHPDWTNNQVLRVLLNTSGAPVDGAVRNDWIGYGVARPRIAMSTPGSPGPADVYPLPDFVAAAAAMAAGDAGPSTEVGADEAAGFRGTVWWVGLGLVGVLIVGGAVTTVLGRRAGN encoded by the coding sequence ATGGGTTTGGCGGGGTTGGTGGGGTTGGCGGGGGAGGGCCGGCGGTTCTGGCGCGGGGCGGGTCCGGTGCTGGCCGGTCTGTTGGTGGTCGGGGTTGCCGGGGCGCCGGCCCGTGCGGAGACCGTTCGCGAGCAGCAGTGGCACCTCACCGTGATGAAGGCGGCCGAGTTCTGGAAGGTCGGCACGGGCAAGGGCGTCACGGTGGCTGTCATCGACAGCGGTGTGGGACGCGTGCCCGAGCTGGAGGGGCAGGTGCTGCCCGGTGTGGACCTGGCCGGGGGCAAGGTCGAGGGTGACGAGCGTACGGACCAGGACGGGCACGGTACGTCCATGGCCACGATCATCGCCGGTACGGGCAAGGCCTCCGGTGGCGAGGGGCTGTCCGGGATCGCTCCGGGGGCGAGGATCCTGCCGATCAGGGTGCCTCGGGAGGACGCGCCGGGGGAGTCGTCCTGGGCGGCGGCGATCCGGCGCGCGGCCGACTCGGACGCGAAGGTCGTCAACATCTCCATGTCCACGACGACGGCCGACCCGGCGCGGGACGAGGCGGTGAAGTACGCGCTGTCCAAGGGCAAGTTGGTCTTCGCGGCCGTGGGCGAGGGGGAGACCACCGGTTCCACCCCGGCCGCCATCGCGGCCAAGAAGGCGGGCGAGCTCCGCTATCCGGCGGCCACGCCCGGTGTGGTGGGGGTCGCCGCCGTAGATCCGGGCGGTGAGCCGACCGCGGAGTCGCTGACGGGACCCCAGGTCGACCTGGCCGCGCCGGGCGTCGACATCCTCACGTCCTGCCGCGGCAAGGCGGGCTACTGCAAGAGCCGCGGGACCGGTGAGGCCACCGCCCTGGCCTCCGCGTCTGCCGCGCTGCTCTGGTCCGCCCACCCCGACTGGACCAACAACCAGGTGCTCCGGGTCCTGCTCAACACCTCCGGCGCTCCCGTGGACGGTGCGGTGCGCAACGACTGGATCGGGTACGGGGTGGCCCGACCCCGGATCGCGATGTCCACTCCGGGTTCCCCCGGGCCGGCCGACGTGTACCCGCTGCCCGACTTCGTTGCCGCGGCCGCGGCGATGGCGGCCGGCGACGCCGGGCCGTCGACGGAGGTCGGGGCGGACGAGGCGGCCGGGTTCCGCGGCACGGTGTGGTGGGTCGGGCTCGGCCTGGTGGGCGTACTGATCGTCGGCGGGGCCGTCACCACTGTGCTCGGGCGGCGCGCGGGCAACTGA